From Medicago truncatula cultivar Jemalong A17 chromosome 7, MtrunA17r5.0-ANR, whole genome shotgun sequence, a single genomic window includes:
- the LOC25498471 gene encoding metallothionein-like protein type 2 → MSCCGGNCGCGSACKCGNGCGGCKMYPDLSYTESTTSETLVMGVASAKPQFEGAAEMGAENDGCKCGPNCNCNPCTCK, encoded by the exons ATGTCTTGCTGTGGTGGAAACTGTGGCTGTGGAAGTGCCTGCAAATGCGGCAATGGCTGTGGAGG CTGCAAGATGTACCCTGACTTGAGCTACACAGAATCAACCACCTCTGAGACCCTTGTGATGGGAGTTGCATCTGCCAAGCCTCAATTTGAAGGTGCTGCTGAAATGGGTGCTGAGAATGATGGCTGCAAGTGTGGTCCAAACTGCAACTGCAACCCATGCACTTGCAAATGA
- the LOC11408577 gene encoding kinesin-like protein KIN-10B isoform X1, with protein sequence MATTLNYSCTPPKAPINNNPISVSKVRVIVRVRPFLPHETSRNCDDPVSCISLLDQDFQSQNDVAVYLKDPFTSRKECYKLDSFFDQEDNNVGQIFEREVSPMIPAIFGGCNATVFAYGATGSGKTYTMQGTEEQPGLMPLAMSTILSICQNTSSTAQISYYEVYMDRCYDLLELKASEISVLDGKDGHIHLRGLSQVPVNTMSEFQEVFSSGIQRRKTAHTGLNDVSSRSHGVLVISILSTPPDGNGSFVCGKLNLIDLAGYRPLNWGNGFDVLQATEGHNAFKVDAGNEDNRRSCNEGIRLQESAKINQSLFALSNVIYALNNNKPRTPYRDSKLTRILQDSLGGSSRALMVACLNPGEYQESVHTVSLAARSRHVSNFVPSAHKLETSKVNVDMETKLKAWLESRGKTKSSQQRLGAFNSPLVQKTPGSTITSAKRSVNFNNSVKGGRTFINQKAQHTTERAFGVSFRNLLDGEVAFDSCKKNMHSGVEDNDKRETEHEANKAPLESYNDVPDEPLSKDVPAVLPSPLRKALSPININGIQNSLQTMSLTRTPFSATCSTKKGLQENGTPLDKFSARSSVLKNCLVQEYIDLLNNASREELQELKGIGDKMADYIIDLREESPLKSLCDLEKIGLSLKQAHNLFTKAAKKLFDDKAEDSMLK encoded by the exons ATGGCTACTACTCTTAATTACTCATGCACCCCTCCAAAAGCCCCCATCAACAACAACCCCATTTCAGTTTCCAAGGTAAGGGTCATAGTTAGGGTTAGACCCTTCCTCCCTCACGAAACCTCAAGAAATTGTGATGACCCAGTTTCTTGTATCTCACTTTTAGATCAAGATTTTCAATCCCAAAATGATGTAGCAGTTTATCTCAAAGACCCATTTACCAg tcGGAAAGAGTGTTACAAGTTGGATTCATTCTTTGATCAAGAGGATAATAATGTGGGTCAGATATTTGAGAGAGAAGTTAGTCCGATGATACCGGCTATATTCGGTGGATGTAATGCTACTGTGTTTGCTTATGGTGCTACTGGTAGTGGAAAGACATATACTATGCAG GGAACTGAAGAACAACCTGGCTTGATGCCGTTGGCAATGTCCACTATCCTGTCTATTTGTCAAAACACTAGTAGCACAGCTCAAATTTCATACTATGAGGTCTACATGGACCGATGTTACGACCTCTTAGAGTTAAAAGCGAGCGAGATTTCAGTTTTGGATGGCAAAGATGGCCATATTCACCTCAGGGGACTATCTCAAGTTCCTGTAAATACAATGTCCGAATTTCAAGAGGTCTTTTCCAGCGGTATTCAGAGGCGCAAAACTGCACACACAGGCCTCAATGACGTATCCAGCAGGAGTCATGGAGTGCTTGTGATATCTATACTATCAACTCCTCCCGATGGGAATGGAAGTTTTGTATGTGGAAAACTGAACCTCATAGACTTGGCAGGTTACCGTCCACTCAATTGGGGTAATGGGTTTGATGTATTGCAAGCAACGGAAGGACATAATGCGTTTAAGGTTGATGCAGGTAATGAAGACAATAGAAGGAGCTGCAATGAAGGGATTCGTCTTCAAGAGAGTGCTAAGATAAATCAGTCCTTGTTTGCACTGTCAAATGTGATATATGCATTGAACAACAACAAACCAAGAACACCCTATAGAGACAGCAAATTGACCCGTATATTGCAGGACTCTCTCGGGGGATCTAGCCGTGCACTCATGGTTGCTTGCCTG AATCCAGGAGAATATCAGGAATCTGTTCATACTGTTAGTTTGGCTGCTCGATCAAGGCACGTCTCTAATTTTGTACCTTCAGCCCATAAACTAGAGACATCAAAAGTTAACGTTGACATGGAAACCAAATTGAAAGCTTGGCTAGAATCAAGAGGTAAGACAAAGAGCTCACAACAAAGACTTGGAGCATTTAATTCTCCACTTGTGCAAAAAACTCCCGGTTCCACCATTACCTCTGCTAAGAGATCAGTTAATTTCAATAACTCAGTGAAGGGTGGAAGAACTTTCATCAACCAAAAAGCTCAACATACTACTGAGAG GGCCTTTGGTGTATCTTTTAGAAATTTACTAGATGGTGAAGTTGCTTTTGATTCTTGCAAAAAG AACATGCATTCTGGTGTTGAGGACAATGATAAGAGAGAGACTGAGCATGAGGCCAATAAGGCACCACTGGAATCATATAATGATGTACCTG ATGAACCATTAAGCAAAGATGTACCAGCAGTACTACCAAGTCCATTAAGAAAAGCTCTCTCTCCCATCAACATCAATGGTATTCAAAACAGCCTTCAGACTATGTCTTTGACACGGACACCTTTTTCTGCAACCTGCTCCACTAAGAAAGGGTTGCAGGAAAATGGCACTCCACTTGACAAATTCAGTGCAAGAAGTTCTGTTTTGAAG AACTGTCTAGTTCAAGAATACATTGATTTGTTAAATAATGCAAGCAG AGAGGAGCTACAAGAGTTAAAG GGCATAGGAGACAAAATGGCAGATTACATCATAGACCTCAGAGAAGAAAGTCCATTAAAATCG TTATGTGACCTGGAGAAGATTGGTCTCTCTTTGAAGCAG GCTCATAATCTGTTCACTAAAGCTGCAAAGAAACTCTTCGATGACAAAGCAGAAGATTCAATGCTCAAATGA
- the LOC11408577 gene encoding kinesin-like protein KIN-10B isoform X2, which produces MATTLNYSCTPPKAPINNNPISVSKVRVIVRVRPFLPHETSRNCDDPVSCISLLDQDFQSQNDVAVYLKDPFTSRKECYKLDSFFDQEDNNVGQIFEREVSPMIPAIFGGCNATVFAYGATGSGKTYTMQGTEEQPGLMPLAMSTILSICQNTSSTAQISYYEVYMDRCYDLLELKASEISVLDGKDGHIHLRGLSQVPVNTMSEFQEVFSSGIQRRKTAHTGLNDVSSRSHGVLVISILSTPPDGNGSFVCGKLNLIDLAGNEDNRRSCNEGIRLQESAKINQSLFALSNVIYALNNNKPRTPYRDSKLTRILQDSLGGSSRALMVACLNPGEYQESVHTVSLAARSRHVSNFVPSAHKLETSKVNVDMETKLKAWLESRGKTKSSQQRLGAFNSPLVQKTPGSTITSAKRSVNFNNSVKGGRTFINQKAQHTTERAFGVSFRNLLDGEVAFDSCKKNMHSGVEDNDKRETEHEANKAPLESYNDVPDEPLSKDVPAVLPSPLRKALSPININGIQNSLQTMSLTRTPFSATCSTKKGLQENGTPLDKFSARSSVLKNCLVQEYIDLLNNASREELQELKGIGDKMADYIIDLREESPLKSLCDLEKIGLSLKQAHNLFTKAAKKLFDDKAEDSMLK; this is translated from the exons ATGGCTACTACTCTTAATTACTCATGCACCCCTCCAAAAGCCCCCATCAACAACAACCCCATTTCAGTTTCCAAGGTAAGGGTCATAGTTAGGGTTAGACCCTTCCTCCCTCACGAAACCTCAAGAAATTGTGATGACCCAGTTTCTTGTATCTCACTTTTAGATCAAGATTTTCAATCCCAAAATGATGTAGCAGTTTATCTCAAAGACCCATTTACCAg tcGGAAAGAGTGTTACAAGTTGGATTCATTCTTTGATCAAGAGGATAATAATGTGGGTCAGATATTTGAGAGAGAAGTTAGTCCGATGATACCGGCTATATTCGGTGGATGTAATGCTACTGTGTTTGCTTATGGTGCTACTGGTAGTGGAAAGACATATACTATGCAG GGAACTGAAGAACAACCTGGCTTGATGCCGTTGGCAATGTCCACTATCCTGTCTATTTGTCAAAACACTAGTAGCACAGCTCAAATTTCATACTATGAGGTCTACATGGACCGATGTTACGACCTCTTAGAGTTAAAAGCGAGCGAGATTTCAGTTTTGGATGGCAAAGATGGCCATATTCACCTCAGGGGACTATCTCAAGTTCCTGTAAATACAATGTCCGAATTTCAAGAGGTCTTTTCCAGCGGTATTCAGAGGCGCAAAACTGCACACACAGGCCTCAATGACGTATCCAGCAGGAGTCATGGAGTGCTTGTGATATCTATACTATCAACTCCTCCCGATGGGAATGGAAGTTTTGTATGTGGAAAACTGAACCTCATAGACTTGGCAG GTAATGAAGACAATAGAAGGAGCTGCAATGAAGGGATTCGTCTTCAAGAGAGTGCTAAGATAAATCAGTCCTTGTTTGCACTGTCAAATGTGATATATGCATTGAACAACAACAAACCAAGAACACCCTATAGAGACAGCAAATTGACCCGTATATTGCAGGACTCTCTCGGGGGATCTAGCCGTGCACTCATGGTTGCTTGCCTG AATCCAGGAGAATATCAGGAATCTGTTCATACTGTTAGTTTGGCTGCTCGATCAAGGCACGTCTCTAATTTTGTACCTTCAGCCCATAAACTAGAGACATCAAAAGTTAACGTTGACATGGAAACCAAATTGAAAGCTTGGCTAGAATCAAGAGGTAAGACAAAGAGCTCACAACAAAGACTTGGAGCATTTAATTCTCCACTTGTGCAAAAAACTCCCGGTTCCACCATTACCTCTGCTAAGAGATCAGTTAATTTCAATAACTCAGTGAAGGGTGGAAGAACTTTCATCAACCAAAAAGCTCAACATACTACTGAGAG GGCCTTTGGTGTATCTTTTAGAAATTTACTAGATGGTGAAGTTGCTTTTGATTCTTGCAAAAAG AACATGCATTCTGGTGTTGAGGACAATGATAAGAGAGAGACTGAGCATGAGGCCAATAAGGCACCACTGGAATCATATAATGATGTACCTG ATGAACCATTAAGCAAAGATGTACCAGCAGTACTACCAAGTCCATTAAGAAAAGCTCTCTCTCCCATCAACATCAATGGTATTCAAAACAGCCTTCAGACTATGTCTTTGACACGGACACCTTTTTCTGCAACCTGCTCCACTAAGAAAGGGTTGCAGGAAAATGGCACTCCACTTGACAAATTCAGTGCAAGAAGTTCTGTTTTGAAG AACTGTCTAGTTCAAGAATACATTGATTTGTTAAATAATGCAAGCAG AGAGGAGCTACAAGAGTTAAAG GGCATAGGAGACAAAATGGCAGATTACATCATAGACCTCAGAGAAGAAAGTCCATTAAAATCG TTATGTGACCTGGAGAAGATTGGTCTCTCTTTGAAGCAG GCTCATAATCTGTTCACTAAAGCTGCAAAGAAACTCTTCGATGACAAAGCAGAAGATTCAATGCTCAAATGA
- the LOC11405476 gene encoding F-box/kelch-repeat protein At3g23880: protein MNLSPPKSQQPPSNVASSPIILPLDLITELLSFLPVKSLLQFRCVCMSWKILISDSFFVKLHLQRSIQNPRLAVTQESRECSMDVIVSPTSLSHLLENPSKPTTLTNDPYYSLNDKDCRSVAGSCNGLLCLLGLSEDREMWLRFWNPATRAISDKLGHYPADFTGGFEVAFGYDNSTDTYKVVYLQKGMTGVFSLGDNVWRNIESFPLGYYLDNRVHLRDSLNWLGLRSYVDDCDDYDCEYITSIEQFMIVALDLRTETCKELLLPRGFDEVPCYEPSLCVLMDCICFSHLVKKTHLVIWKMMDYGDDDSWTQLLEINLQILKKIDEWSAWVPLHLSKNYDTLILGSTLEHEFAVYNLRDGSIEKTRITNGESSWIYINDYVESLVFCH, encoded by the coding sequence ATGAATCTCTCACCACCGAAGTCGCAGCAGCCTCCGTCCAACGTGGCATCATCACCGATAATCCTCCCTCTTGACCTTATCACAGAACTGCTTTCTTTCCTTCCGGTCAAATCTCTGCTGCAATTCAGGTGCGTTTGTATGTCATGGAAAATCCTAATATCCGATTCTTTCTTCGTCAAATTGCACCTTCAGCGATCTATACAAAACCCTCGACTTGCAGTCACACAGGAGTCTAGAGAATGTTCAATGGATGTCATTGTTTCACCAACCTCCTTGAGTCATTTATTGGAGAATCCGTCGAAGCCGACCACCCTTACCAACGATCCTTACTATAGTTTGAATGATAAGGATTGTCGTTCTGTTGCTGGTTCTTGCAATGGATTGTTATGTTTGTTGGGTCTTTCCGAGGATAGAGAGATGTGGCTCCGTTTCTGGAACCCTGCTACCAGGGCAATATCTGATAAATTAGGGCATTACCCTGCTGATTTCACAGGAGGTTTCGAGGTGGCATTTGGATACGATAATTCAACGGATACTTATAAGGTAGTGTACTTACAGAAAGGGATGACGGGAGTATTTAGTTTGGGCGATAATGTTTGGAGAAATATTGAAAGTTTTCCTTTAGGTTATTACCTAGATAATCGTGTGCATTTGAGAGATAGTCTGAATTGGTTGGGATTACGCAGTTAcgttgatgattgtgatgattatGATTGCGAATATATTACTTCTATTGAGCAATTTATGATTGTTGCACTTGATCTGCGTACAGAGACATGCAAAGAGTTGCTTCTCCCTCGAGGTTTTGACGAAGTCCCATGTTATGAGCCATCTCTATGTGTGTTGATGGATTGCATTTGTTTTTCTCATCTTGTCAAGAAAACCCATTTGGTTATATGGAAGATGATGGATTATGGAGATGATGATTCTTGGACTCAATTACTCGAGATTAATCTTCAAATTctgaaaaaaattgatgagtGGTCGGCATGGGTGCCATTGCACCTTTCTAAAAATTATGATACACTGATACTGGGAAGCACTCTTGAACATGAATTTGCTGTCTATAATTTGAGAGATGGTAGCATAGAGAAAACTAGAATTACCAATGGGGAAAGCTCGTGGATCTATATCAATGATTATGTTGAAAGCTTGGTTTTCTGTCATTGA